Proteins from a single region of Syngnathus scovelli strain Florida chromosome 7, RoL_Ssco_1.2, whole genome shotgun sequence:
- the bmp16 gene encoding bone morphogenetic protein 16: protein MLLANLLLLMVLPLPQASSGGQGDTGEADNGRLAGTSPATSEPPPPTGSPLEPNLAQTIQSLLLSRLGLQSQPNPRPGVPIPRYLMDLYRFHQQQYHLLEDPAFSFPSQHVQQANTIRSFHHTEPLTAEDQKWAHISFNISSIPLEEKVLSAELRLLRSARTTSMGPGLHRLNLYLSGQRQDPTLLETRLLTAEPQSHATGSLWETFSLKAELFDLAMNEADHLGFLLEVVSENSTGQGEGEPHKGGHLRVCRSVGQDEHTWAQERPLLVTYSHDGRGEPLVKHGRRNVGGVPRKSWNRDQKRGRDKTYKTPSWGGQTGRVKRNGGRAAKLKRLSRNRCRRHPLYVDFNDVGWHQWIIAPSGYDAFFCLGECRFPLADHMNSSSHAMVQTLVNSVNGAVPRACCVPTSLSPIALLYLDPQDRVVLKNYQDMVVEGCGCR from the exons ATGCTCCTTGCTAACCTCCTGCTCCTCATGGTCCTGCCGCTACCTCAAGCCTCGTCCGGTGGCCAGGGTGACACCGGCGAGGCCGACAATGGCAGGTTAGCCGGCACGTCGCCCGCCACCTCAGAGCCACCGCCGCCGACCGGGTCTCCCCTGGAGCCCAACCTGGCTCAGACCATCCAGAGTCTCCTGCTGAGCCGCCTGGGCCTGCAGTCGCAGCCCAACCCTCGTCCTGGCGTGCCCATCCCTCGGTACCTCATGGATCTGTACCGCTTCCACCAGCAGCAGTACCACCTGCTGGAGGACCCCGCCTTCAGCTTCCCCAGCCAGCACGTGCAGCAGGCCAACACCATTCGCAGCTTCCACCACACTG AGCCCCTCACAGCAGAGGACCAGAAATGGGCGCACATCTCCTTCAACATCTCCTCCATCCCCTTAGAAGAGAAGGTGCTCTCGGCCGAGCTCCGCCTCCTACGATCCGCCAGGACCACCTCAATGGGCCCCGGACTCCATAGACTGAACTTGTACCTCTCTGGACAGCGGCAGGACCCCACCCTGCTAGAAACCAGACTCCTCACCGCTGAGCCTCAAAGTCATGCAACCGGCAGCCTTTGGGAGACTTTCAGCCTCAAGGCAGAACTCTTCGATTTGGCTATGAACGAAGCGGACCACCTTGGTTTCCTCCTGGAAGTGGTATCGGAGAACAGCACCGGTCAGGGGGAAGGGGAGCCGCATAAGGGGGGGCACTTGAGGGTCTGCAGGTCGGTGGGGCAGGACGAGCACACCTGGGCCCAGGAGAGACCCCTTCTGGTGACGTATAGCCATGACGGGCGCGGAGAACCTTTGGTCAAGCACGGTAGGAGGAACGTCGGCGGGGTGCCTAGGAAAAGCTGGAATAGAGACCAAAAGCGGGGCCGGGATAAAACGTATAAAACGCCGAGCTGGGGGGGCCAAACGGGCAGGGTGAAACGAAACGGAGGTCGCGCGGCCAAGCTCAAGCGCCTCTCCCGCAACCGCTGCCGCCGCCATCCCCTCTACGTGGATTTTAACGACGTGGGCTGGCACCAGTGGATCATCGCGCCCAGCGGCTACGACGCCTTCTTCTGCCTGGGCGAGTGCCGCTTTCCCCTGGCCGACCACATGAATTCCTCCAGCCACGCCATGGTGCAGACGTTGGTCAACTCGGTCAACGGCGCCGTGCCGCGGGCCTGCTGCGTGCCCACCTCGCTCAGCCCCATCGCCCTGCTCTACCTGGACCCCCAGGACCGTGTGGTGTTGAAGAATTACCAGGACATGGTAGTGGAAGGTTGCGGGTGCCGATAG